The proteins below are encoded in one region of Cololabis saira isolate AMF1-May2022 chromosome 21, fColSai1.1, whole genome shotgun sequence:
- the cnn1b gene encoding calponin-1: MSTHFRSGPAFGLSAEVKSKLAGKYDPQKEEELRLWIEDVTGKRMGDNFMESLKDGVHLCELINVLQPGSVRKINRSTQNWHKLENIGNFVHALTEYGLKLHDIFEANDLFENVNHTQVQSSLITLAGMAQSKGFHSKYDLGVKYAEKQQRRFAPEKLREGRNVIGLQMGTNKLASQKGMTSYGTRRHLYDAKISMDNPMDQSTISLQMGTNKGASQAGMTAPGTRRHIFDKKLNLETCDTSTISLQMGTNKVASQQGMTTYGLPRQVYDNKYCPNPTEGFYDNGSELEFDGYNQYSD, translated from the exons ATGAGCACGCATTTCAGGAGCGGACCAGCCTTCGGACTCTCAGCTGAAGTCAAGAGTAAG CTGGCCGGCAAGTATGACCCGcagaaggaggaggagctgcGGCTGTGGATCGAGGACGTGACCGGCAAAAGGATGGGGGACAACTTCATGGAGAGTCTGAAAGATGGAGTCCACCTGTGCGA ACTCATCAACGTCCTTCAGCCAGGTTCAGTAAGGAAGATCAACCGCTCCACTCAAAACTGGCACAAG CTGGAAAACATAGGGAATTTTGTCCATGCGCTCACGGAGTACGGCCTGAAGCTACACGACATCTTTGAGGCCAACGAtctatttgaaaatgtcaacCACACTCAGGTCCAGAGCTCACTCATCACTCTAGCTGGAATG gcccAGTCTAAAGGTTTCCACTCTAAGTACGATTTAGGAGTAAAATATGCTGAGAAGCAGCAGCGACGCTTCGCTCCCGAGAAGCTCAGGGAAGGACGGAACGTCATCGGCCTGCAG ATGGGCACCAACAAGCTGGCCAGCCAGAAGGGCATGACCTCTTACGGAACACGACGTCACCTGTACGATGCCAAGATCTCCATGGACAACCCCATGGACCAGTCCACCATCAGCCTACAGATGGGCACCAACAAAGGAGCCAGCCAG GCGGGAATGACGGCTCCAGGGACCAGGAGACACATATTTGACAAGAAGCTGAACCTGGAGACCTGCGACACCAGCACCATTTCTCTGCAGATGGGCACCAACAAAGTGGCGTCCCAACAAGGCATGACCACCTACGGCCTGCCCCGCCAGGTTTACGACAACAAGTACTGCCCCAACCCCACCGAAGGCTTTTACGACAACGGGAGCGAGCTGGAGTTTGACGGCTACAACCAGTACTCCGACTGA
- the tmem205 gene encoding transmembrane protein 205 — MNNDPSNTMATEGEPTDLVKVLHLLVLSFTWGMQLWVSFIAGFALVQQVTRHTFGLVQSKLFPVYFYCLLGSNFVSLALYAVYHPRELLDWHESLQMGLFFVSLVMAGLNARWFGPAATEVMFQMREVEEEHGLGNQIGLSSEREAFAKLKEQDPKYKAFKSLFGRYHGLSSLCNLLGFICITVNLIYTALNLSTI, encoded by the exons ATGAACAACGATCCGAG caATACCATGGCAACAGAGGGTGAGCCAACGGACTTGGTGAAGGTGTTGCACCTCCTGGTGCTTTCTTTCACCTGGGGGATGCAGCTCTGGGTCTCCTTCATTGCTG GTTTTGCACTGGTCCAGCAGGTAACCCGGCATACGTTTGGCCTGGTCCAGAGTAAGCTCTTCCCTGTTTACTTCTACTGCCTGCTGGGGAGCAACTTCGTCAGCCTGGCCTTGTATGCCGTGTACCACCCGAGAGAGTTGCTGGACTGGCATGAAAGTCTGCAG ATGGGTCTGTTCTTTGTGTCGCTGGTCATGGCCGGCCTGAATGCCCGCTGGTTCGGCCCGGCGGCTACAGAGGTGATGTTCCAGAtgagggaggtggaggaggagcatGGCTTGGGGAACCAGATTGGTCTGAGCAGCGAAAGGGAGGCTTTTGCCAAGCTCAAGGAGCAGGACCCCAAGTACAAAGCCTTTAAGAGTTTGTTTGGACGTTACCATGGGTTGTCCAGCCTCTGCAACCTCCTAGGGTTCATCTGCATCACAGTTAATCTGATCTACACAGCTCTGAATTTATCCACCATTTAG